The DNA region AATGCATCTAAATTTCTCTCCCTGTGAATATCTGTGAGAGTTTCCTCTGCATGTTAATTTATCAGATTGACAAAATACACCTTGCAATCTAGTCATTTCAAGACAGTAAGGTAAAGCTATACTGGCCAACTTCCCTCCATGGCAGGTTTGAGGCCttaaagtatttttccttttcttaatgcTGCATGCAAGTAATAGAAGTTGACTGTAACCTGCGTAGTCCTCACTCACCACACTCCTCCTGAAATTTTTAGATAAACTCACTTGAGACTCCTGCATTTGTGTATAGGGAACTAAAATCTTGTGTAGTGGTAAATGACCTGCAGGATTATGTCCTGTATTACTCCCAAGAGGTAAAAACTTGATGAAGTTCTTCTACAGCTGAATcctttttatttaactgcagtaGTTTCACTAATAATTCATAGCTGACACCATAAAAAATGAGATATAAAAGCATCTATAAATTGTCTGAAAATATCTGGATTCTAATATTAGTGGTAGTCAGCATAGATTGCACATAGATTGCATTTATGCACATTGCATAAATGGATAGTACAAATACAGTGGCAGATCAAAATATAATATCGAATATATTATCGTGTATGTTCCACCAATCAGTCCAcattcttgatttttcttttttttttcccccacatacatacatatgtatggtTTTGGTGAATTACGAGCCTTGTAACAGCTAATCCATGTTTTGAATTATAGCAAAGTTCTAACGGCCCTGTGAAGAAGTCTATGCGTGAGAAGGCTGTAGAGCGCAGGAATGTTAATAAGGAGCACAACAGTAACTTTAAAGCAGGATACATTCCAATTGATGAAGACCGTCTCCATAAGACAGGCTTACGTGGCAGGAAAGGCAACTTGGCCATTTGTGTGATCgttcttcttttcattttggcTGTCATCAATTTGATTGTGAGTATAATACTGAGGCTGTAAGTAACATTGGgatatatttcattttgattgTTTATTAGAGAGAGAAAATTTACTCCAGTGTGGCTGTGAAGTACTTAAAATGTATTGGAGActcctcatttttcttctctccctcttgctcttttGTAGTCTGAACAAGATTAGACAGGAAAATCTTATCAGTTTAGACATCACTATTCCAGTATCATGGTCCCAGCATGGAACCTACCTGTTATCCAACACAGAAGTAGGAAATTTGAAAGTCTCTATCCATTCTCAAAACTTTACAGCAAGTGTGTGCAGTACAAATGCATTCAGGATAACTGTTCAGGCAGGAACACTGTACATAATAACTGAACTGCACATGATTGTTCAGAATTCATCAGCCACTGTAGTTTAAACCTCTCCTCTTGCTCATTATGACTATTCAGTGAACCACCTTTTTATTGCTTCGACAATGAAAAGCAGTGAATCATTTTTCATAACTAGACATCCACATCAGAAGGTGCTTTCTCGTAGTTCAAAGGTAACTAAGTATATCCTGCGTTGCAATACTGTGTTCTGCAAAACTGTTTAGCTTATGATACCATGATTACCCTTAAACAGGAAAAAGATTTAAATGTGGACATGATTTGATTTCAaacatatgcatgcatgtatatctgtgtgtgtatatatataaatacacagatTATTTCAGATGAGTGTAAAAAGTCatgcaaaatgcattttataattAAGTGTATGCTAATGTTTCTAGTAGGAATTAAACATACTAAAGTAAATTTACCCCTACAGCTCACTTAAACATTTGCATtaataattatttcaaatataGCATCTATTAGTACAATACCCTGCGCAGGAAGACCTGAATGATCAAAGTAAGctttaaaaaatgtgtgtttctCTTCCAGATTACACTTGTTATCTGGGCTGTGATTCGAATTGGTCCCAACGGCTGTGACAGTATGGAGTTCCATGAGAGTGGCTTACTGAGGTTTAAGCAAGTTTCTGACATGGGCGTTATACATCCATTATATAAAAGCACTGTAGGAGGCAGACGTAATGAAGATTTGGTGATTACTGGAAATAATCAGCCTGTAAGTTATATCATGAATTGAAAGTTTGTGAGCCACACTATGGAATTATGCTCACATTATGAATAAACATTACCTTTGAAACATCATTAATTTAAGACTTTGTTTCTGAAGATTGTATTTCAGCAAGGAACAACAAAGCTTAGTGTGGAGAAGGACAAAACATCCATTACCAGTGACATTGGCATGGAATTTGTTGACCCACGGACACAAAACACCTTGTTCAGCACAGACTATGAAACTCATGAGTTTCATCTGCCAAATGGAGTTAAAATCTTGAATGTACAAAAGGCTTCTACAGAGAGGGTATGCCTTTTTTATAAACCATCACTTACTCTTTGCAAAAGTTAATTACAGAATTTCCTTCGTTGTAGAATAATAATGTCTGTATTGTAATCTGATCTTGCAAGCATGTTTAGAAATTTGATTAATACAGCTAAAAAATGCAGCTTTGAAAACCTAAGTCATCTTTAAAAGTCCAATATAAATTAAAACTGATATTATTAAATGAGTGTAACATCTAAAATACCATACTAACTCCATTACCAGGATTAGAAAGCCTGTatatgtttttattaagcatttatGTGTCTGTGCACAGATAACTATTTCAAAAATAGAGTACCTCTGAAAAGCTTTGTTTCTAATTACTTACAAAAATAACTACCAGAATTTCagcatcattttcttttcattggtGATAAATGTTATTACAATCAGATTTTTAGAAGTCTGAGTGAAAGTGTAGAGAACAGTAATAGCATTAT from Apteryx mantelli isolate bAptMan1 chromosome 5, bAptMan1.hap1, whole genome shotgun sequence includes:
- the SGCB gene encoding beta-sarcoglycan; its protein translation is MAAAGPEQQSSNGPVKKSMREKAVERRNVNKEHNSNFKAGYIPIDEDRLHKTGLRGRKGNLAICVIVLLFILAVINLIITLVIWAVIRIGPNGCDSMEFHESGLLRFKQVSDMGVIHPLYKSTVGGRRNEDLVITGNNQPIVFQQGTTKLSVEKDKTSITSDIGMEFVDPRTQNTLFSTDYETHEFHLPNGVKILNVQKASTERITSNATSDLNIKVDGHAIVRGNEGVFITGKTIEFRMGGNMELKAENSIILNGTVMVSPSRLPSSSYGEQFNNGNWLRFKLCMCADGTLFKVQVTGYNMGCQTSVNPCGATH